The proteins below come from a single Harpia harpyja isolate bHarHar1 chromosome 2, bHarHar1 primary haplotype, whole genome shotgun sequence genomic window:
- the RASSF6 gene encoding ras association domain-containing protein 6 isoform X1 produces the protein MKKVTMKAQHLPSVSINEEKFITREQLSSLLKTYNSYYSDQENLQLSHNQQEGSKPFIEGILSIFWGVRHPIRLKIQDEKQIPSFVTLKSTENVGLFPSKRGMTRWGEFDDLHHISGETLKSTEEKPNLEKSYSSYESCTLKSKSEQEHDCATLPRAGSNAAAVRKRTKFPMIARTEVETHRFSINGHFYNYETSVFTPAFGSETKIRINSQMRTRQVIEQLLRKFKIENSPHEFALYIIHASGEKKQLRSGDVPLLHRLLQGPSEKIAKFFLMDRDVEEISSDVAQYIQFNLSFLESILHRINEEEQQEIQQTIARYLKEKSMICQHLHSQTVKKTETTV, from the exons ATGAAGAAAGTGACTATGAAAGCACAGCATCTACCTTCTGTTTCCATCAATGAGGAGAAGTTCATAACCAg AGAGCAGCTCAGTTCTCTTCTGAAGACTTATAACTCTTACTATTCTGATCAAGAAAATCTGCAACTGTCACATAACCAG caagaagGAAGCAAACCATTTATTGAAGGCATCTTGTCCATATTTTGGGGAGTCCGACATCCTATCCGATTAAAAATTCAGGATGAGAAGCAGATACCCTCTTTTGTAACCCTGAAGTCAACAGAGAACGTGGGTTTGTTCCCTAGTAAAAG GGGAATGACACGCTGGGGAGAATTTGATGACCTACATCATATTAGCGGGGAGACATTGAAATCTACTGAAGAAAAGCCAAACCTTGAGAAAA GTTATTCAAGTTACGAAAGCTGCACTCTGAAGTCCAAGAGCGAGCAGGAACATGACTGTGCTACCCTGCCCAGGGCCGGCAGCAATGCCGCAGCTGTACGGAAGAGGACCAAGTTCCCCATGATAGCGAGGACAGAAGTAGAAACTCACAGGTTTTCGATTAATGGCCACTTCTACAACTACGAG ACATCAGTTTTCACTCCGGCTTTCGGATCAGAAACCAAAATAAGAATAAACAGCCAGATGAGAACAAGACAAGTAATTGAACAATTGCTTCGGAAGTTTAAG ATAGAAAACAGCCCACATGAATTTGCACTTTATATTATCCATGCATCCGGAG AGAAGAAGCAGCTGAGGAGTGGAGATGTTCCCTTACTGCACAGACTCTTGCAGGGGCCCTCGGAGAAGATTGCCAAGTTTTTTCTCATGGACAGGGATGTGGAAGAGATAAGCAGTGAC GTTGCTCAGTATATTCaatttaatctttcctttttggAATCGATTCTGCACAGAATAAATGAAGAAGAACAACAGGAGATTCAACAGACAATTGCGAG GTACCTAAAAGAGAAGAGTATGATATGCCAGCACCTTCATAGtcaaactgttaaaaaaacagaGACTACTGTTTGA
- the LOC128153050 gene encoding alpha-fetoprotein-like isoform X1, protein MNQAHIRPLPKSDSMNWRTIIYVILLVSLTVVKALPRSYQDIEEKNSIGQRFSQLQENNFKAIAMIMFAQYVQGGTFGKAVKMAEDVTDLAKRCAAAARDNPDCLKPLDRIFLDTICQDENLPRFTDCCAKMDPERNDCFLSLKNSSRGFISPFERLNAEAACKNHSQHQHPLTGYFIYEVSRRHPFLYAPTILSVAIRYEEMMKNCCGSAEHPTRNLEECFRRQAPKVVKPVKEDGLRQEHTCGILKKFGERTLKALKLAQISQKFPKADFVTVNKLVMDIANMHKDCCRGDMLDCMHDREEILHYVCTNQDTLSSKIKTCCEKPLLQRSECIVNAENDDKPADLSPHVREFIEDKGICERFAQEKDTHLARFLYEYSRRHPEFSAQMLLRIGKGYEDLLKECCKTGAPDNCRSRGEEELKKHIYETESVMKTSCDIYKEKGDYYFQNELLMSFTKKMPQLTSAELIKFTKQMTTIGSKCCQLSQDKLLPCAEENLDLVLGEICRRHLTDPINPGVCHCCSSSYALRRPCMGKLEIDENYVPLTLTPGLFTFHEDLCTTEEEKLQHKKQEMLINLIKYKPQITQEQLTAVTAAFTAMREQCCKEENRETCFVKEVPFLFSPIRSESKQKHGVYTRV, encoded by the exons ATGAACCAAGCTCACATCAGGCCCCTGCCAAAATCTGACAGCATGAATTGGAGAACAAtaatttatgttattttattggTGAGCCTTACTGTAGTCAAAGCCCTGCCTAGAAGTTATCAGGACATAG aggaaaaaaacagcattgGCCAACGTTTTTCTCAGCTGCAGGAgaataattttaaagccat TGCCATGATCATGTTTGCTCAGTACGTGCAAGGAGGCACGTTTGGCAAAGCAGTTAAAATGGCTGAAGATGTCACAGACCTTGCCAAAAggtgtgctgctgcagccagagaCAACCCGGATTGTCTGAAGCCTTTG GACAGGATTTTCCTCGATACAATATGCCAGGATGAAAATCTTCCCAGGTTTACTGACTGCTGTGCTAAAATGGATCCTGAAAGAAATGACTGCTTCCTCTCCCTTAAAAATTCATCGCGAGGGTTCATTTCTCCTTTTGAAAGGCTAAATGCTGAAGCTGCCTGCAAAAATCATTCACAGCATCAACATCCATTAACAGGATA TTTTATCTATGAGGTTTCCAGAAGGCATCCTTTCCTCTATGCCCCAACAATCCTTTCTGTCGCTATCCGGTATGAGGAGATGATGAAGAACTGCTGCGGAAGTGCTGAACACCCCACTCGTAACCTGGAGGAATGCTTTCGGAGACAG GCACCAAAGGTGGTGAAGCCAGTAAAAGAAGATGGCCTGAGGCAGGAACACACATGTGGAATCTTGAAGAAGTTTGGAGAAAGGACCTTAAAGGCTCT GAAACTTGCTCAGATAAGCCAAAAATTCCCTAAAGCTGATTTTGTTACCGTTAACAAACTTGTGATGGATATTGCTAACATGCACAAGGACTGCTGTCGTGGAGATATGCTGGACTGTATGCATGATAGG GAAGAGATTCTACACTATGTCTGCACCAACCAAGACACCCTATCAAGTAAAATTAAGACGTGCTGTGAAAAGCCTCTGTTACAAAGAAGTGAATGCATAGTTAATGCAGAAAATGACGACAAACCTGCAGACTTGTCCCCCCACGTCAGGGAGTTTATAGAAGACAAAGGAATATGTGAACGTTTTGCCCAGGAGAAAGACACACACTTAGCCAG GTTTCTGTATGAATATTCCAGGAGACACCCTGAATTTTCTGCTCAGATGCTTTTAAGAATTGGTAAAGGATATGAGGACCTACTGAAAGAGTGCTGCAAAACCGGGGCTCCAGACAACTGCCGCAGCAGAGGG gaggaagaaCTGAAGAAACATATTTATGAAACTGAAAGTGTCATGAAGACAAGCTGCGACATTTACAAGGAGAAAGGAGATTACTATTTCCAAAACGA GCTTCTCATGAGCTTCACCAAGAAGATGCCTCAGCTGACATCTGCAGAGCTGATAAAATTCACCAAGCAAATGACTACGATCGGCTCCAAATGCTGCCAGTTAAGCCAGGACAAGCTACTGCCATGTGCCGAGGAAAAC CTGGATCTCGTGCTTGGAGAAATATGTAGAAGACACCTGACCGATCCTATAAACCCTGGAGTTTGCCACTGCTGTAGTAGCTCCTATGCTCTCAGGAGACCATGCATGGGGAAACTAGAAATTGATGAGAATTATGTGCCCTTAACATTGACTCCTGGTCTGTTCACTTTCCACGAAGACTTGTGTACGACTGAAGAGGAAAAGTTACAGCACAAGAAGCAGGA aatGCTCATCAACCTCATCAAATACAAGCCCCAGATCACACAGGAACAGCTGACCGCCGTCACGGCGGCCTTTACTGCCATGCGGGAACAGtgctgcaaagaagaaaaccGTGAGACATGTTTTGTGAAAGAGGTACCGTTTCTGTTTTCACCCATACGTTCTGAATCAAAACAGAAACATGGAGTATATACAAGAGTGTAA
- the LOC128153050 gene encoding alpha-fetoprotein-like isoform X3 encodes MIMFAQYVQGGTFGKAVKMAEDVTDLAKRCAAAARDNPDCLKPLDRIFLDTICQDENLPRFTDCCAKMDPERNDCFLSLKNSSRGFISPFERLNAEAACKNHSQHQHPLTGYFIYEVSRRHPFLYAPTILSVAIRYEEMMKNCCGSAEHPTRNLEECFRRQAPKVVKPVKEDGLRQEHTCGILKKFGERTLKALKLAQISQKFPKADFVTVNKLVMDIANMHKDCCRGDMLDCMHDREEILHYVCTNQDTLSSKIKTCCEKPLLQRSECIVNAENDDKPADLSPHVREFIEDKGICERFAQEKDTHLARFLYEYSRRHPEFSAQMLLRIGKGYEDLLKECCKTGAPDNCRSRGEEELKKHIYETESVMKTSCDIYKEKGDYYFQNELLMSFTKKMPQLTSAELIKFTKQMTTIGSKCCQLSQDKLLPCAEENLDLVLGEICRRHLTDPINPGVCHCCSSSYALRRPCMGKLEIDENYVPLTLTPGLFTFHEDLCTTEEEKLQHKKQEMLINLIKYKPQITQEQLTAVTAAFTAMREQCCKEENRETCFVKEGPELIKRSEKMLSA; translated from the exons ATGATCATGTTTGCTCAGTACGTGCAAGGAGGCACGTTTGGCAAAGCAGTTAAAATGGCTGAAGATGTCACAGACCTTGCCAAAAggtgtgctgctgcagccagagaCAACCCGGATTGTCTGAAGCCTTTG GACAGGATTTTCCTCGATACAATATGCCAGGATGAAAATCTTCCCAGGTTTACTGACTGCTGTGCTAAAATGGATCCTGAAAGAAATGACTGCTTCCTCTCCCTTAAAAATTCATCGCGAGGGTTCATTTCTCCTTTTGAAAGGCTAAATGCTGAAGCTGCCTGCAAAAATCATTCACAGCATCAACATCCATTAACAGGATA TTTTATCTATGAGGTTTCCAGAAGGCATCCTTTCCTCTATGCCCCAACAATCCTTTCTGTCGCTATCCGGTATGAGGAGATGATGAAGAACTGCTGCGGAAGTGCTGAACACCCCACTCGTAACCTGGAGGAATGCTTTCGGAGACAG GCACCAAAGGTGGTGAAGCCAGTAAAAGAAGATGGCCTGAGGCAGGAACACACATGTGGAATCTTGAAGAAGTTTGGAGAAAGGACCTTAAAGGCTCT GAAACTTGCTCAGATAAGCCAAAAATTCCCTAAAGCTGATTTTGTTACCGTTAACAAACTTGTGATGGATATTGCTAACATGCACAAGGACTGCTGTCGTGGAGATATGCTGGACTGTATGCATGATAGG GAAGAGATTCTACACTATGTCTGCACCAACCAAGACACCCTATCAAGTAAAATTAAGACGTGCTGTGAAAAGCCTCTGTTACAAAGAAGTGAATGCATAGTTAATGCAGAAAATGACGACAAACCTGCAGACTTGTCCCCCCACGTCAGGGAGTTTATAGAAGACAAAGGAATATGTGAACGTTTTGCCCAGGAGAAAGACACACACTTAGCCAG GTTTCTGTATGAATATTCCAGGAGACACCCTGAATTTTCTGCTCAGATGCTTTTAAGAATTGGTAAAGGATATGAGGACCTACTGAAAGAGTGCTGCAAAACCGGGGCTCCAGACAACTGCCGCAGCAGAGGG gaggaagaaCTGAAGAAACATATTTATGAAACTGAAAGTGTCATGAAGACAAGCTGCGACATTTACAAGGAGAAAGGAGATTACTATTTCCAAAACGA GCTTCTCATGAGCTTCACCAAGAAGATGCCTCAGCTGACATCTGCAGAGCTGATAAAATTCACCAAGCAAATGACTACGATCGGCTCCAAATGCTGCCAGTTAAGCCAGGACAAGCTACTGCCATGTGCCGAGGAAAAC CTGGATCTCGTGCTTGGAGAAATATGTAGAAGACACCTGACCGATCCTATAAACCCTGGAGTTTGCCACTGCTGTAGTAGCTCCTATGCTCTCAGGAGACCATGCATGGGGAAACTAGAAATTGATGAGAATTATGTGCCCTTAACATTGACTCCTGGTCTGTTCACTTTCCACGAAGACTTGTGTACGACTGAAGAGGAAAAGTTACAGCACAAGAAGCAGGA aatGCTCATCAACCTCATCAAATACAAGCCCCAGATCACACAGGAACAGCTGACCGCCGTCACGGCGGCCTTTACTGCCATGCGGGAACAGtgctgcaaagaagaaaaccGTGAGACATGTTTTGTGAAAGAG ggtCCAGAACTtataaaaagaagtgaaaaaatgttGTCAGCGTAA
- the LOC128153050 gene encoding alpha-fetoprotein-like isoform X2 has product MNQAHIRPLPKSDSMNWRTIIYVILLVSLTVVKALPRSYQDIEEKNSIGQRFSQLQENNFKAIAMIMFAQYVQGGTFGKAVKMAEDVTDLAKRCAAAARDNPDCLKPLDRIFLDTICQDENLPRFTDCCAKMDPERNDCFLSLKNSSRGFISPFERLNAEAACKNHSQHQHPLTGYFIYEVSRRHPFLYAPTILSVAIRYEEMMKNCCGSAEHPTRNLEECFRRQAPKVVKPVKEDGLRQEHTCGILKKFGERTLKALKLAQISQKFPKADFVTVNKLVMDIANMHKDCCRGDMLDCMHDREEILHYVCTNQDTLSSKIKTCCEKPLLQRSECIVNAENDDKPADLSPHVREFIEDKGICERFAQEKDTHLARFLYEYSRRHPEFSAQMLLRIGKGYEDLLKECCKTGAPDNCRSRGEEELKKHIYETESVMKTSCDIYKEKGDYYFQNELLMSFTKKMPQLTSAELIKFTKQMTTIGSKCCQLSQDKLLPCAEENLDLVLGEICRRHLTDPINPGVCHCCSSSYALRRPCMGKLEIDENYVPLTLTPGLFTFHEDLCTTEEEKLQHKKQEMLINLIKYKPQITQEQLTAVTAAFTAMREQCCKEENRETCFVKEGPELIKRSEKMLSA; this is encoded by the exons ATGAACCAAGCTCACATCAGGCCCCTGCCAAAATCTGACAGCATGAATTGGAGAACAAtaatttatgttattttattggTGAGCCTTACTGTAGTCAAAGCCCTGCCTAGAAGTTATCAGGACATAG aggaaaaaaacagcattgGCCAACGTTTTTCTCAGCTGCAGGAgaataattttaaagccat TGCCATGATCATGTTTGCTCAGTACGTGCAAGGAGGCACGTTTGGCAAAGCAGTTAAAATGGCTGAAGATGTCACAGACCTTGCCAAAAggtgtgctgctgcagccagagaCAACCCGGATTGTCTGAAGCCTTTG GACAGGATTTTCCTCGATACAATATGCCAGGATGAAAATCTTCCCAGGTTTACTGACTGCTGTGCTAAAATGGATCCTGAAAGAAATGACTGCTTCCTCTCCCTTAAAAATTCATCGCGAGGGTTCATTTCTCCTTTTGAAAGGCTAAATGCTGAAGCTGCCTGCAAAAATCATTCACAGCATCAACATCCATTAACAGGATA TTTTATCTATGAGGTTTCCAGAAGGCATCCTTTCCTCTATGCCCCAACAATCCTTTCTGTCGCTATCCGGTATGAGGAGATGATGAAGAACTGCTGCGGAAGTGCTGAACACCCCACTCGTAACCTGGAGGAATGCTTTCGGAGACAG GCACCAAAGGTGGTGAAGCCAGTAAAAGAAGATGGCCTGAGGCAGGAACACACATGTGGAATCTTGAAGAAGTTTGGAGAAAGGACCTTAAAGGCTCT GAAACTTGCTCAGATAAGCCAAAAATTCCCTAAAGCTGATTTTGTTACCGTTAACAAACTTGTGATGGATATTGCTAACATGCACAAGGACTGCTGTCGTGGAGATATGCTGGACTGTATGCATGATAGG GAAGAGATTCTACACTATGTCTGCACCAACCAAGACACCCTATCAAGTAAAATTAAGACGTGCTGTGAAAAGCCTCTGTTACAAAGAAGTGAATGCATAGTTAATGCAGAAAATGACGACAAACCTGCAGACTTGTCCCCCCACGTCAGGGAGTTTATAGAAGACAAAGGAATATGTGAACGTTTTGCCCAGGAGAAAGACACACACTTAGCCAG GTTTCTGTATGAATATTCCAGGAGACACCCTGAATTTTCTGCTCAGATGCTTTTAAGAATTGGTAAAGGATATGAGGACCTACTGAAAGAGTGCTGCAAAACCGGGGCTCCAGACAACTGCCGCAGCAGAGGG gaggaagaaCTGAAGAAACATATTTATGAAACTGAAAGTGTCATGAAGACAAGCTGCGACATTTACAAGGAGAAAGGAGATTACTATTTCCAAAACGA GCTTCTCATGAGCTTCACCAAGAAGATGCCTCAGCTGACATCTGCAGAGCTGATAAAATTCACCAAGCAAATGACTACGATCGGCTCCAAATGCTGCCAGTTAAGCCAGGACAAGCTACTGCCATGTGCCGAGGAAAAC CTGGATCTCGTGCTTGGAGAAATATGTAGAAGACACCTGACCGATCCTATAAACCCTGGAGTTTGCCACTGCTGTAGTAGCTCCTATGCTCTCAGGAGACCATGCATGGGGAAACTAGAAATTGATGAGAATTATGTGCCCTTAACATTGACTCCTGGTCTGTTCACTTTCCACGAAGACTTGTGTACGACTGAAGAGGAAAAGTTACAGCACAAGAAGCAGGA aatGCTCATCAACCTCATCAAATACAAGCCCCAGATCACACAGGAACAGCTGACCGCCGTCACGGCGGCCTTTACTGCCATGCGGGAACAGtgctgcaaagaagaaaaccGTGAGACATGTTTTGTGAAAGAG ggtCCAGAACTtataaaaagaagtgaaaaaatgttGTCAGCGTAA
- the RASSF6 gene encoding ras association domain-containing protein 6 isoform X2, with protein MSLPGLSEREQLSSLLKTYNSYYSDQENLQLSHNQQEGSKPFIEGILSIFWGVRHPIRLKIQDEKQIPSFVTLKSTENVGLFPSKRGMTRWGEFDDLHHISGETLKSTEEKPNLEKSYSSYESCTLKSKSEQEHDCATLPRAGSNAAAVRKRTKFPMIARTEVETHRFSINGHFYNYETSVFTPAFGSETKIRINSQMRTRQVIEQLLRKFKIENSPHEFALYIIHASGEKKQLRSGDVPLLHRLLQGPSEKIAKFFLMDRDVEEISSDVAQYIQFNLSFLESILHRINEEEQQEIQQTIARYLKEKSMICQHLHSQTVKKTETTV; from the exons AGAGCAGCTCAGTTCTCTTCTGAAGACTTATAACTCTTACTATTCTGATCAAGAAAATCTGCAACTGTCACATAACCAG caagaagGAAGCAAACCATTTATTGAAGGCATCTTGTCCATATTTTGGGGAGTCCGACATCCTATCCGATTAAAAATTCAGGATGAGAAGCAGATACCCTCTTTTGTAACCCTGAAGTCAACAGAGAACGTGGGTTTGTTCCCTAGTAAAAG GGGAATGACACGCTGGGGAGAATTTGATGACCTACATCATATTAGCGGGGAGACATTGAAATCTACTGAAGAAAAGCCAAACCTTGAGAAAA GTTATTCAAGTTACGAAAGCTGCACTCTGAAGTCCAAGAGCGAGCAGGAACATGACTGTGCTACCCTGCCCAGGGCCGGCAGCAATGCCGCAGCTGTACGGAAGAGGACCAAGTTCCCCATGATAGCGAGGACAGAAGTAGAAACTCACAGGTTTTCGATTAATGGCCACTTCTACAACTACGAG ACATCAGTTTTCACTCCGGCTTTCGGATCAGAAACCAAAATAAGAATAAACAGCCAGATGAGAACAAGACAAGTAATTGAACAATTGCTTCGGAAGTTTAAG ATAGAAAACAGCCCACATGAATTTGCACTTTATATTATCCATGCATCCGGAG AGAAGAAGCAGCTGAGGAGTGGAGATGTTCCCTTACTGCACAGACTCTTGCAGGGGCCCTCGGAGAAGATTGCCAAGTTTTTTCTCATGGACAGGGATGTGGAAGAGATAAGCAGTGAC GTTGCTCAGTATATTCaatttaatctttcctttttggAATCGATTCTGCACAGAATAAATGAAGAAGAACAACAGGAGATTCAACAGACAATTGCGAG GTACCTAAAAGAGAAGAGTATGATATGCCAGCACCTTCATAGtcaaactgttaaaaaaacagaGACTACTGTTTGA